One Rhinopithecus roxellana isolate Shanxi Qingling chromosome 7, ASM756505v1, whole genome shotgun sequence DNA segment encodes these proteins:
- the TSC22D3 gene encoding TSC22 domain family protein 3 isoform X2, with amino-acid sequence MNTEMYQTPMEVAVYQLHNFSISFFSSLLGGDVVSVKLDNSASGASVVAIDNKIEQAMDLVKNHLMYAVREEVEILKEQIRELVEKNSQLERENTLLKTLASPEQLEKFQSCLSPEEPAPESSQVPEAPGGSAV; translated from the exons ATGAACACCGAAATGTATCAGACCCCCATGGAGGTGGCGGTCTATCAGCTGCACAATTTCTCcatctccttcttctcttccctgctTGGAGGGGATGTGGTTTCCGTTAAGCTGGACAACAG TGCCTCCGGAGCCAGCGTGGTGGCCATAGACAACAAGATCGAACAGGCCATG GATCTGGTGAAGAATCATCTGATGTATGCTGTGAGAGAGGAGGTGGAGATCCTGAAGGAGCAGATCCGAGAGCTGGTGGAGAAGAACTCCCAGCTAGAGCGTGAGAACACCCTGTTGAAGACCCTGGCAAGCCCAGAGCAGCTGGAGAAGTTCCAGTCCTGTCTGAGCCCTGAAGAGCCAGCTCCCGAATCCTCACAAGTGCCCGAGGCTCCTGGTGGTTCTGCGGTGTAA